The genomic segment TATAAAATTTTTATTTGTACATAGCTGTGCTTGCGTAAAGCTTCTAATTCATTGTATTAATTTGCACACGTTTATGACAACAACGCAAATTGCTTGATTGATGTGTTTTTCGTTGTTGACTGTAAAACAATACAAAAAACCCCGCAGATTAATAAATCTACGGGGTAAAAAATTTTATAGGTAAATTGACACAATAATGTTAATTTATTTTTGGTGTTTATTGTGCTATAAAAACAAAGTTTGAAAATTCCGCTTCAAATTCATCGGATGGCACAGATAATCGAATAAGATTGCCGTTTTTCGGGTCGATACGCAAAATAAACTCGGCGTTGTTTTCTTCCATTTCGCCTTTCAACAGCAACACATCATCTTTGTACTGTACACGTACCCCATCTTTTTGTGTAGCGGAATCGATAGCGGAAACCAACAATTTGCTTACTGCAGAGCCCGGCAAAGAGCTGGGCTTAAAGCTTGTATGAAGCTTTTTATAGTCTATTTTTACTTTATCAACAGTAAATTCAATTGCCATATCTTTAAGCGTCTCAGGGCTGTCAAACGTAATTTTACAATACCCCGGCGCCTGCTTGGCAATCTTTGCAGTGGCATCAATATCTTTGTATTTAATTGCAACAGTGCTCTCAAAAGGCTTTGTAAGCTCATCTGTAATATTCGATTTTGGCATATTCTGTTTTTTTGAGCAGCCTGTAAACGAAGCTGCTACAATAAATACAGTTATCAGTACGGCTATTATCTTTTTCATAATATCCCCCTTAACGGCAAAGTGCCGCTGCAAAATTATATGATTTATCTACCTGCCGTGCTCCAAAAACAGTATGCACAAATCCTCTAAGAGTTCAGACGGCATCATGCTCGTTTTTGAAAGCCTTGCGGCACAAAGGTCGGCAGCTTTTCCATGCAAATATACTCCACATTCCGCACTTTGCTCGGCCGGTATCCCCTGTGCCATAAAACCTGCAATCATTCCGGCAAGAATGTCACCGCTGCCGCCCTTAGCAAGACCACTGTTGCCCGTTGTATTAACCAAGGTGGTACCCTCGGGTGTAAAGATAAGCGTATTGGCACCTTTTAGTACGAGCACTACACGGTATTTTACGGCAAACTCTCTGCCCAACTCTACCTTGCGGACAAGCAGCTGAGCGGTGGATATCCCCAACAGCCTTGCCATTTCGGCAGGGTGAGGTGTAAGTACTACGGGCGCCTTTGCCTCATACAGTACATTTATATTCCTGCACAGCGCGTTTATGCCATCTGCATCGATTAAAAGAGGACATTTTGCATTTTTTATAATAAACTCCGTAACAGCGGCGGTATCTTCATTGTTGGAAATTCCACATCCAATCAAACAAGCAGATGCTTCTTTTAGTTTATCTGCAATTTGAGGGATTGCCTCTTTAGAGATGCTTCCTTTATCATTTTCGCTCAGTGGAAGAAATACGGCCTCGGTTAAAGCCGCAGCATGAATGGCAATTACCGAGCGCGGAGCAGCAAGCGTTACAAGCCCTGTACCTACACGCTGAGCACCCAATACAGAAAGCCTGCCTGCGCCCGTCATACCAAAGCTGGAGCTGATGTTGAGCAGCTTGCCAAAGCTGCCCTTATTGGAGTTGACCGGGCGTTGAGGAATGTTTGTGAAAACCTGTTCTTCGGTGATGTGATAAAAAGATAGGTCGATATAATCATGACACTGGGGTGCAATACCGATATCGGCGCACTCAATTACCCCGCAGTGTTCTGCCGCAGGATAAACAAAGTGAGCAGGTTTCAAACTATCAAATGCAATGGTAAAATCGGCAAAAACTGCATCTTCGCTTAGCTCGCCGTTATCTGCATTGATACCGCTGGGTAAATCAAGTGCAAATACGGCTGCGATTGCGGTGTTAATCTGCTGTGCTGCCTGCTTTGCATTTTGGCGTAGTTCGCCAAGAAAACCGGTACCATAAATTGCATCGACGATAATATCGACATTTTGCAACAAAACGGTTATCTTATCTATATCTTTAATCAAATCGAAAACTTCAATATTAAGTGTGCGTACAAGATTAATATTTGTAATTGCATCTT from the Hydrogenoanaerobacterium saccharovorans genome contains:
- a CDS encoding NAD(P)H-hydrate dehydratase gives rise to the protein MRIVTSDQMKQIEKAAALSGLSYYDMMENAGAAAVQSILRKINTNQKRILVYTGKGNNGGDGFVAARLLCNAGANVKVILVDGEPRTEDAITNINLVRTLNIEVFDLIKDIDKITVLLQNVDIIVDAIYGTGFLGELRQNAKQAAQQINTAIAAVFALDLPSGINADNGELSEDAVFADFTIAFDSLKPAHFVYPAAEHCGVIECADIGIAPQCHDYIDLSFYHITEEQVFTNIPQRPVNSNKGSFGKLLNISSSFGMTGAGRLSVLGAQRVGTGLVTLAAPRSVIAIHAAALTEAVFLPLSENDKGSISKEAIPQIADKLKEASACLIGCGISNNEDTAAVTEFIIKNAKCPLLIDADGINALCRNINVLYEAKAPVVLTPHPAEMARLLGISTAQLLVRKVELGREFAVKYRVVLVLKGANTLIFTPEGTTLVNTTGNSGLAKGGSGDILAGMIAGFMAQGIPAEQSAECGVYLHGKAADLCAARLSKTSMMPSELLEDLCILFLEHGR